The sequence below is a genomic window from Acetivibrio clariflavus DSM 19732.
TTTTTTCATCTCACTGAAAATTGCTCTAGATACAATATCTCTCGGTGCCAGTTCATTTAACTCATGGTATTTGGGCATAAATCTTTCACCAAAAACATTTCTTAATATTGCCCCTTCGCCCCTTACCGCTTCTGATATTAAAAAACTCTTGTTCTCAGGATGAAATAAAACGGTAGGATGGAACTGGACAAATTCCATATCCATAAGTTCGGCACCAGCCCTATATGCCAAGCTCACACCATCACCGGTAGCTACTTCAGGATTTGTCGTATTTAAATACAGTTGACCAAATCCACCAGCTGCATTTATTACAACACTTGAAACATAATAAATATACTGATCACAATCTTCATCATAACTCAAAACACCTTTGCAAACATCATTATCTGTTAGAATGTCTATGGCAAAGGTTCTTTCCTTTATTTTTACATTTTTTCTTGCTTTAACTATTGAAATTAACTTATCACATACCTCTTTGCCTGTCGTATCTCCCGCATGAATAATCCTGTTTTTGCTGTGTGCCCCTTCTCTGGTAAGCGACAGCTCATCTTTATTCTCTTTTTTATCAAAATTAACACCATATTTACATAATGCTTCGATATTTTTGGCGGCCTCATTTACAAGAACCCATACGCTATTTTCATCACAAAGGCCTGCACCTGCATATATAGTATCTTTGAAATGTAACTCAGGCGAATCTTCCTTATCTAATGAAACCGCTATTCCACCTTGAGCAAGTACCGAATTGCTTATATCTATGGTTTCCTTCGTAATAATGACAATGTTATACTTCTCCGGTAATTCAAGTGCAGTGTATACACCTGCAATTCCACTGCCTATTATTATTATATCGTAATACTCTTTTCTAATTTTATCGGTATCAAAATCAATAAGGTATCTGTAATTATCCAACTTTTTAAACTTCCCCCTTAAAATCGCACTATCCGCCCAATACCAGTGCATCCAGAGCTACACAAAAGTACTTAAGAATCTTCATTAATATTTCCTAATAAACAACAAATATAATAATATATTAAAAAATAGATTTAAAACTGTCTGAATCATTATTTTTGTAACCATAACAAGTTTCTAATAAACTTATCAACTTATTTCGAGCATATTGTCCAAAGCCTTTTTAGCTTTCAATCTAATTGTCTCATCTAGATTTATTTCATAATTCATTTCCTTAAGAGATCTGTATACGCTAAGTAAAGATGTTTTTTTCATATTGGGACATACTAGTCCCTGAGATAATAAATAGAAACTTTTATCAGGGTTGTCCCTTTTTAATTTAAACAACACACCCATTTCTGTACCTATTATAAACTCTTTATCTGGGGAATTTGCAGCATAGTCAATAATTTGTTTTGTACTGCCCACAAAATCTGCAGCAGCAACAATATCAGGCTGACATTCGGGATGTACCAACACCTTAGCATTAGGTCGTAATTCCTTAGCTCTTTCAAGCTCACTAATTTTTATCCTATGATGCGTAATACAATATCCTTCCCACAAGATAATATTCTTATCCGGCACCATCTTGGCTACATAACTTCCAAGATTCATATCGGGTACAAAAAGTATGTCTTTACTTTTAACAGATCTTACAATATTAACTGCATTAGACGATGTACAACATATATCACATTCAGACTTGACCTCTGCAGACGAATTGATATAGCATACAACTGTTGCGTTAGGATGTTTCTTTTTCTCTTCAATTAATGCTTCTTTAGTAACCATATCTGCCATTGGACATCCTGCATCTATTTCCGGAAGAAGTACAATTTTATCGGGAGAAAGAATTTTTGCACTCTCCGCCATAAAATGAACACCACAGAAAACTATGACATCCTTCTTCACATCTGCACAATATTTACTCAATGCAAGAGAATCACCTATAACATCTGCTACTTCCTGCACATCGTCAACCTGATAATTATGTGCAACAATAACTGCATTCCTTTTTTTCTTTAGTTCTAAAATTTCTTTAACAATTTCTTCTTTTTTCATATTTACCTAATCAACCCTTTATTACGCTGTATTTGGCAGAAAATACATTTGCCATACTTGCTCTTATCTAATACTTTTAAATATTTTAATACTTTACCCCTTATTTGTAAAGGATAAAAAAATCCTGCATTTCACAGGATCTATTAAACTAATTAATGTTGTATAAAATCTTTTAACTTGTTATATTAAAATTTATTCTTATTCTTTATCCTATGAATTTCTAACTAAAATATTTTTCTATGTGGAAAAGTTTTTGAGAAGAAAAATATTGAGATTTCTGTATTCAGGAAAATAAAATTATTTTTTAGATAACTTCTTTTTTTTCTTTTTCAAACTATTCTTTATGAAGTCAAAAAAAGTATGGCCTGCAGGTGTAATTGAAAATATCTCTAATAATAGACCAAACGCAATTGAGAGAAATATCATATATAACTTTGTATAAATTAAAACAAATGAAATTACTGCCCAAATCCCTAAATAAACAATTGATAGATTTTTAAATCTTTTAATTTCTTTTGGATCAGTAATAGGTCTGTTTGGATTATCTGAAGGTGCCCATTTATAAATGGAGAATAGAGAAACGACTACAGCAATTATTGCAAATATTATCACATGATAATCATTCCAATATTGATAAGTATATCGTGCAATAATGGAAAACACCATAAACAGTGATATGGAAACTCCCAGGCACTTTCCAAAAGTATCCATATGATAACCGCCAGCAATCGACCTAAGCGACGCAAAAACAACAGCCATCAAAAATGTTGTTAACAAAGTATCTGTAATAAAAGCCAAGATAAATAATATTATAAACTTAACAATAGCCCCTATAATTACTTGAAGACCATAGAAGTAAACTCGCCTTTTCTCATGATTCTCTCCTTTTTGTTTCATTAAATAATTCGCACCTGAATAGGATAACACTTCAATAAATCGCACGTTAACTCCCCCTTTAGATAAAAAATATAGCTTTTCACACATAACAACAGAAGTGAAATTTATTAAATTAAGAATGTATCTTCATCAAATTAACACATATTTTTATTTAAACCATTTAATTATAATTATACTATAAAAATGTTAGTTAACAAGAATTTATTAAATAAAACACTGTATATTTATTATAATAAATTTTTGTTGTTTTCCTTGTGGATAAAGTTAAAATTTTCATTATTTTATCCACATTTAAATTCACTCCTGTGTTTATTTATTATATAAATGGAAGTAAATTTCTAATGTATAAATATCAAAAACATTTAAATTTATCAATCCAATATATTTGTTTTATTCTGGTATGATTTTAGATAAATTATTTGATTATTTCCGTCAAATAAACAAAGCCTTATGGATTGGTACCATAAGGCTTTGATATAAATCTGGCAGCGACCTACTTTCCCAGGACGTCTCCATCCAAGTATCATCGGCACTGAGAAGCTTAACTACCGTGTTCGGGATGGGAACGGGTGTGTCCTTCTCGTTATTGCCACCAGAAATCTATAAACTTTTTGGTATATACCTTCAAAAATATATAACGTCAGTCCACAAGATAAGAAGCTCTCTCACTCATTAAGTCTTCACTTCAGAACCCTTCTTCTTCTCCTCAGTTGTCAGTTTTCCATCTTCCAACTTCCAACCTCTAACTTCTAATTTGGTCAAGCCCTCGACCTATTAGTACCAGTCAGCTAAATACATTACTGTACTTACACCCCTGGCCTATCAACCATGTAGTCTACATGGGGTCTTACCCTTTCGGTGGGATATCTCATCTTAGGGTGGGTTTCACGCTTAGATGCTTTCAGCGTTTATCCCGTCCGAACTTGGCTACCCAGCTGTGCACTTGGTAGTACAACTGGTGCACCAGAGGTTCGTCCATCCCGGTCCTCTCGTACTAAGGACAGATCCCTTCAAATATCCTGCGCCCGCGACAGATAGGGACCGAACTGTCTCACGACGTTCTGAACCCAGCTCGCGTACCGCTTTAATTGGCGAACAGCCAAACCCTTGGAACCTACTTCAGCTCCAGGATGCGATGAGCCGACATCGAGGTGCCAAACCTCCCCGTCGATGTGGACTCTTGGGGGAGATCAGCCTGTTATCCCCAGGGTAGCTTTTATCCGTTGAGCGACGGCAATTCCACTCTCTTACCGCCGGATCACTAAGCCCTACTTTCGTACCTGCTCGACTTGTCTGTCTCACAGTCAGGCTACCTTATGCCTTTGCACTCGATGCGCGATTTCCAACCGCGCTGAGGTAACCTTTGGACGCCTCCGTTACCTTTTAGGAGGCGACCGCCCCAGTCAAACTGCCCACCTGACAGTGTCCCTAGACCAGCTCATGGCCTCAGGTTAGAGTCCCAGTACCCTTAGAGTGGTATCCCAACGGCGATTCCATGCAGACTGGCGTCCACACTTCCCTATCTCCCACCTATCCTGTACAAAGAATACCGAAACCCAGTATCAGGCTACAGTAAAGCTCCATGGGGTCTTTCCGTCTTGTCGCGGGTAACTTGCATCTTCACAAGTACTACAATTTCGCCGGGTACGTTGTTGAGACAGTGCCCAAATCATTACGCCATTCGTGCGGGTCGGAACTTACCCGACAAGGAATTTCGCTACCTTAGGACCGTTATAGTTACGGCCGCCGTTTACTGGGGCTTAAGTTCACTGCTTCACTTCCGTTAACAGATCCCCGTAACCTTCCAGCACCGGGCAGGCGTCAGCCCCTATACTTCATCTTTCGATTTAGCAGAGACCTGTGTTTTTGATAAACAGTTGCTTGGGCCTATTCTCTGCGGCCTGCTCTCACAGGCACCCCTTCTCGCGAACTTACGGGGTCAATTTGCCGAGTTCCTTAACAACGCTTCTCCCGCTCGTCTTAGGATTCTCTCCTCATCTACCTGTGTCGGTTTGCGGTACGGGTACCTCTACTCTCGATAGTGGCTTTTCTCGTCAGTGCGAAATCGGTCACTTCGGTACTATATTTTCCCTCCCCGTCACGGCTCATAATCATCCGGCGGATTTGCCTACCGGACTCTACTTGCCGCTTGGACGAGCTCTTCCAGTCACTCGCTTGACCTATCCCCCTGCGTCCCCACTTCTCTCAAACGAGCAGCGGTAGTACAGGAATTTCAACCTGTTCCCCATCGCCTACGCCTTTCGGCCTCAGCTTAGGTCCCGACTTACCCTGGGCGGACGAACCTTCCCCAGGAAACCTTAGATTTTCGACGGTAAAGATTCTCACTTCACTCTCGCTACTTATTCCGGCATTCTCACTACTATCTCGTCCACATGTCCTTCCGGTCATGCTTCTACCTACCATAGTAAGCTCCCCTACCCCTGCTAGAAGTTAGAAGTCAGATGTTAGACGTTAGATTATTCCCATCTCTGTATCAGTGTATTTATCCTCTTTCCTAAAACATCATATCTTTCCACTAATTCTTTGTGTTCTTCATTTGTGATGTATTCTAAGTCTTTGCTCATATCCAATAACACCACAACTTCATTACACGAACCTAATGTCATTTTTAGAAATCTTTTAAAATCTGATACAGATTCCTTTCGCCCATATCCTTCTGCTATATTTAACGGTATTGATATCGCAGCTCGCCTTATCTGGCTTACCAACTCATACCTTTCATGCTCAGGATATTTGAGCGTCATCTTCATTATAGTTATTGTTAAGGAGTATGACTCTTTATATACTTCCAAATCTTTATACGATTTTATCATCATGATACTCCTCTCACTCTTCTAACCTCTAACTTCTCACTTCTAACCTCCAGCAAGCCACAGCTTCGGTACACAGTTTGAGCCCCGGACATTTTCGGCGCAGGTTCACTCGACTAGTGAGCTATTACGCACTCTTTGAATGAATGGCTGCTTCTAAGCCAACATCCTAGTTGTCTTAGCAAACCCACATCCTTTCCCACTTAACTGTGATTTTGGGACCTTAGCTGATGGTCTGGGCTGTTTCCCTCTCGACTACGGAACTTATCTCTCGTAGTCTGACTCCCAAGCTAAATCTATACGGCATTCAGAGTTTGATAGGGTTCGGTAACCCGGTAAGGCCCCTAGCCCATTCAGTGCTTTACCTCCGTTAGACATACTTGAGGCTAGCCCTAAAGCTATTTCGGGGAGAACCAGCTATCTCCGAGTTCGATTGGAATTTCTCCGCTATCCACAGCTCATCCCAAACCTTTTCAACGGTTATGAGTTCGGTCCTCCACGAGACTTTACTCTCGCTTCAACCTGTCCATGGATAGGTCACCCGGTTTCGGGTCTATTGCATGCGACTTTACGCCCTCTTCAGACTCGGTTTCCCTTCGGCTCCGTACCTTCAGTACTTAACCTCGCCACATACAATAACTCGCCGGACCGTTCTACAAAAAGTACGCTGTCGAGCCTTAACGCTCTCCAACTGCTTGTAAACATAGGGTTTCAGGTTCTCTTTCACTCCCCTCCCGGGGTTCTTTTCACCTTTCCCTCACGGTACTTCTCCACTATCGGTCACCAGTTAGTATTTAGCCTTGGAGGGTGGTCCCCCCTGCTTCCCACAAGGTTTCACGTGCCTCGTGGTACTCTGGATCCTGGCCTGTCTCCTCACTTTTCGCATACGGGACTTTTACCCTCTATGGTGTAACCTTTCCTGGTTACTTCTGCTAAGCTCAGAGAATCATTTCGCCAGTCCGCAACCCCAACCTATATTGCTATAGATTGGTTTGGGCTCTTCCGCTTTCGCTCGCCACTACTTACGGAATCTCGGTTGATTTCTTTTCCTGT
It includes:
- a CDS encoding accessory gene regulator ArgB-like protein, which encodes MRFIEVLSYSGANYLMKQKGENHEKRRVYFYGLQVIIGAIVKFIILFILAFITDTLLTTFLMAVVFASLRSIAGGYHMDTFGKCLGVSISLFMVFSIIARYTYQYWNDYHVIIFAIIAVVVSLFSIYKWAPSDNPNRPITDPKEIKRFKNLSIVYLGIWAVISFVLIYTKLYMIFLSIAFGLLLEIFSITPAGHTFFDFIKNSLKKKKKKLSKK
- the nadB gene encoding L-aspartate oxidase is translated as MDNYRYLIDFDTDKIRKEYYDIIIIGSGIAGVYTALELPEKYNIVIITKETIDISNSVLAQGGIAVSLDKEDSPELHFKDTIYAGAGLCDENSVWVLVNEAAKNIEALCKYGVNFDKKENKDELSLTREGAHSKNRIIHAGDTTGKEVCDKLISIVKARKNVKIKERTFAIDILTDNDVCKGVLSYDEDCDQYIYYVSSVVINAAGGFGQLYLNTTNPEVATGDGVSLAYRAGAELMDMEFVQFHPTVLFHPENKSFLISEAVRGEGAILRNVFGERFMPKYHELNELAPRDIVSRAIFSEMKKTESDHVYLDITFKDKNYLESRFPNIYKKCLNYGIDISKDYIPVAPAEHYCMGGVKTDVFGRTNIKGFFACGEVACSGIHGANRLASNSLLEGLVFGRKIGEEVSKILAENISLDTSFHLSYKKNRIKKQIDKKRIKTDIQNLMTKYVGIIRNREGMIIAKNKIDQYYSVICDMYNTSIEDFEIQNMVLLARIVIEAALEREESRGAHYRTDFQSTDDINWKRNIIKVIQKK
- the nadA gene encoding quinolinate synthase NadA, giving the protein MKKEEIVKEILELKKKRNAVIVAHNYQVDDVQEVADVIGDSLALSKYCADVKKDVIVFCGVHFMAESAKILSPDKIVLLPEIDAGCPMADMVTKEALIEEKKKHPNATVVCYINSSAEVKSECDICCTSSNAVNIVRSVKSKDILFVPDMNLGSYVAKMVPDKNIILWEGYCITHHRIKISELERAKELRPNAKVLVHPECQPDIVAAADFVGSTKQIIDYAANSPDKEFIIGTEMGVLFKLKRDNPDKSFYLLSQGLVCPNMKKTSLLSVYRSLKEMNYEINLDETIRLKAKKALDNMLEIS